The following are encoded in a window of Sminthopsis crassicaudata isolate SCR6 chromosome 3, ASM4859323v1, whole genome shotgun sequence genomic DNA:
- the APBB1 gene encoding amyloid beta precursor protein binding family B member 1 isoform X2 yields the protein MRVQDTSGTYYWHIPTGTTQWEPPGRAPPSQGSSPTEESQLTWTGFGHGETFEDGEFWKDVASEEPPMESERKDSEDGSLPFQALNIGTGLPQEQEKLPLLNTNLGAKCFAVRSLGWVEMTEEELAPGRSSVAVNNCIRQLSYHKHNLHDPAQGGWGEGKDMLLHLEDETLKLVEPHGQTVLHSQPIISIRVWGVGRDSGRDFAYVARDKLTQMLKCHVFRCEAPAKNIATSLHEICSKIMAERRSARCLVNGLSLDHSKLVDVPFQVEFPAPKNELVQKFQVYYLGNVPVAKPVGVDVINGALESVLATSSREQWTPSHVSVAPATLTILHQQTEAVLGECRVRFLSFLAVGRDVHTFAFIMAAGPSTFCCHMFWCEPNAASLSEAVQAACMLRYQKCLDARPQASSSCLPAPPADSVARRVGCTVRKGVQSLLGTLKPKRLGTHTP from the exons ATGAGGGTCCAGGATACCTCAGGAACCTATTATTGGCACATCCCTACTGGAACCACCCAATGGGAGCCTCCTGGCCGGGCCCCACCCTCACAGGGGAGCAGCCCCACTGAAGAGTCTCAG CTCACCTGGACTGGCTTTGGTCATGGGGAGACCTTTGAGGATGGCGAGTTCTGGAAG GATGTGGCCAGTGAAGAACCCCCCATGGAGTCAGAAAGGAAGGACTCTGAAGATGGATCCCTGCCCTTCCAAGCTCTGAACATTGg CACTGGCTTGCCCCAAGAGCAAGAGAAGTTACCCCTTCTGAACACCAATCTGGGGGCCAAG TGCTTTGCGGTGCGCTCTCTGGGCTGGGTGGAGATGACCGAAGAGGAGCTGGCCCCTGGACGAAGCAGTGTAGCTGTCAACAATTGCATCCGCCAGCTCTCCTACCACAAACACAACCTGCATGACCCAGCCCAGGGAGGCTGGGGGGAG ggaaaGGATATGCTGCTGCACCTGGAGGATGAAACATTGAAGCTGGTGGAGCCTCATGGACAGACAGTGTTGCATTCACAGCCCATCATCAGCATCCGTGTGTGGGGCGTCGGGCGGGACAGTGGAAG GGACTTTGCCTATGTGGCCCGGGACAAGCTGACCCAGATGCTCAAGTGCCACGTATTTCGCTGTGAAGCACCCGCCAAGAACATAGCCACCAGTCTGCATGAGATCTGCTCGAAG ATCATGGCTGAACGTCGAAGCGCTCGCTGCTTAGTGAATGGCCTGTCTTTGGATCACTCCAAACTGGTGGACGTTCCCTTTCAAG tGGAATTCCCAGCCCCGAAGAATGAGCTGGTACAGAAGTTCCAAGTCTATTACCTAGGGAATGTGCCTGTTGCTAAGCCAGTGG GTGTGGATGTGATCAATGGGGCATTGGAGTCAGTTCTGGCCACCAGTAGCAGGGAGCAGTGGACTCCTAGTCACGTCAGTGTGGCTCCTGCTACCCTCACCATCTTGCACCAGCAG ACTGAGGCAGTTTTGGGAGAATGCAGGGTACGGTTCCTGTCTTTCTTGGCGGTGGGCAGAGACGTCCACACTTTCGCTTTCATCATGGCTGCTGGCCCTTCCACTTTCTGCTGCCACATGTTCTGGTGTGAGCCCAATGCAGCCAGCCTCTCTGAAGCTGTACAGGCTGCCTGCATG CTTCGGTACCAGAAGTGCCTGGATGCTCGTCCCCAGGCCTCCAGCTCTTGTCTCCCAGCACCCCCTGCGGACTCGGTTGCTCGTCGCGTGGGCTGCACTGTTCGAAAGGGGGTCCAGTCTCTTCTGGGCACACTCAAACCTAAAAGGCTAGGAACCCATACACCCTGA
- the APBB1 gene encoding amyloid beta precursor protein binding family B member 1 isoform X3 — MFSQDFFLAIILQDSSPDSFWNRNSFETDSDLPSGWMRVQDTSGTYYWHIPTGTTQWEPPGRAPPSQGSSPTEESQLTWTGFGHGETFEDGEFWKDVASEEPPMESERKDSEDGSLPFQALNIGTGLPQEQEKLPLLNTNLGAKCFAVRSLGWVEMTEEELAPGRSSVAVNNCIRQLSYHKHNLHDPAQGGWGEGKDMLLHLEDETLKLVEPHGQTVLHSQPIISIRVWGVGRDSGRDFAYVARDKLTQMLKCHVFRCEAPAKNIATSLHEICSKIMAERRSARCLVNGLSLDHSKLVDVPFQVEFPAPKNELVQKFQVYYLGNVPVAKPVGVDVINGALESVLATSSREQWTPSHVSVAPATLTILHQQTEAVLGECRVRFLSFLAVGRDVHTFAFIMAAGPSTFCCHMFWCEPNAASLSEAVQAACMLRYQKCLDARPQASSSCLPAPPADSVARRVGCTVRKGVQSLLGTLKPKRLGTHTP; from the exons ATGTTCTCTCAAGACTTCTTCCTCGCCATCATCCTACAGGACAGCAGCCCAG ACTCCTTCTGGAACCGGAATTCATTCGAGACGGATTCAGACCTGCCTTCCGGATGGATGAGGGTCCAGGATACCTCAGGAACCTATTATTGGCACATCCCTACTGGAACCACCCAATGGGAGCCTCCTGGCCGGGCCCCACCCTCACAGGGGAGCAGCCCCACTGAAGAGTCTCAG CTCACCTGGACTGGCTTTGGTCATGGGGAGACCTTTGAGGATGGCGAGTTCTGGAAG GATGTGGCCAGTGAAGAACCCCCCATGGAGTCAGAAAGGAAGGACTCTGAAGATGGATCCCTGCCCTTCCAAGCTCTGAACATTGg CACTGGCTTGCCCCAAGAGCAAGAGAAGTTACCCCTTCTGAACACCAATCTGGGGGCCAAG TGCTTTGCGGTGCGCTCTCTGGGCTGGGTGGAGATGACCGAAGAGGAGCTGGCCCCTGGACGAAGCAGTGTAGCTGTCAACAATTGCATCCGCCAGCTCTCCTACCACAAACACAACCTGCATGACCCAGCCCAGGGAGGCTGGGGGGAG ggaaaGGATATGCTGCTGCACCTGGAGGATGAAACATTGAAGCTGGTGGAGCCTCATGGACAGACAGTGTTGCATTCACAGCCCATCATCAGCATCCGTGTGTGGGGCGTCGGGCGGGACAGTGGAAG GGACTTTGCCTATGTGGCCCGGGACAAGCTGACCCAGATGCTCAAGTGCCACGTATTTCGCTGTGAAGCACCCGCCAAGAACATAGCCACCAGTCTGCATGAGATCTGCTCGAAG ATCATGGCTGAACGTCGAAGCGCTCGCTGCTTAGTGAATGGCCTGTCTTTGGATCACTCCAAACTGGTGGACGTTCCCTTTCAAG tGGAATTCCCAGCCCCGAAGAATGAGCTGGTACAGAAGTTCCAAGTCTATTACCTAGGGAATGTGCCTGTTGCTAAGCCAGTGG GTGTGGATGTGATCAATGGGGCATTGGAGTCAGTTCTGGCCACCAGTAGCAGGGAGCAGTGGACTCCTAGTCACGTCAGTGTGGCTCCTGCTACCCTCACCATCTTGCACCAGCAG ACTGAGGCAGTTTTGGGAGAATGCAGGGTACGGTTCCTGTCTTTCTTGGCGGTGGGCAGAGACGTCCACACTTTCGCTTTCATCATGGCTGCTGGCCCTTCCACTTTCTGCTGCCACATGTTCTGGTGTGAGCCCAATGCAGCCAGCCTCTCTGAAGCTGTACAGGCTGCCTGCATG CTTCGGTACCAGAAGTGCCTGGATGCTCGTCCCCAGGCCTCCAGCTCTTGTCTCCCAGCACCCCCTGCGGACTCGGTTGCTCGTCGCGTGGGCTGCACTGTTCGAAAGGGGGTCCAGTCTCTTCTGGGCACACTCAAACCTAAAAGGCTAGGAACCCATACACCCTGA